Within the Pseudomonas orientalis genome, the region GCCAGCGACGAGATTACTGACATCAACGTGAGCAAGGCGCTGTAAGCCATGGCCGGGCCTACCGCTGACCTGTTCGCCGATGAGGCCTTGCAGCAACCTGCAAGGCGCGAACAGATTGGCGAAGAGTCTTACGTCCTGGGAGGTTACGCCCTGCCCTGGATTGAGCGTTTATTGCCCGAATTGCGGCGTGTCCTGGCCCAGTCGCCGTTTCGGCAAATGGTCACGCCCGGCGGCTTTACCATGTCGGCCGCGCTGAGCAGTTGTGGCGCGCTGGGCTGGACCACCGACACGCGCGGCTACCGCTACAGCGCCCTCGACCCGCGCAGCCAGCAACCCTGGCCGGCAATGCCCGACGCGCTGCGCGAATTGGCCATCTCGGCAGCAAACGCGGCGGGTTTCAGCGATTTCTCGCCGGATGCCTGCCTGATCAACCGCTACGTACCCGGCGCCAAAATGTCGCTCCATCAGGACAAGAACGAGCGGCGCTATGACGCGCCAGTGGTGTCGGTGTCCCTCGGCCTGCCGGCGATTTTCCTGTTCGGCGGCCATCAGCGCAGTGACAAGACGCAAAAAGTCTCGCTGTTCCACGGTGATGTGGTGGTCTGGGGCGGTGTCGATCGCCTGCGCTATCATGGGGTAATGCCAATCCGCGAAGGCGTGCACCCGATCATGGGAGCGCAACGCATCAACCTGACCTTTCGCACCGCCGGCTGATTTGACCGCAAGCTTCGGAGTGTCGAGCGCGAACCGCAGGGTTAATCTGCCGATCACCCCACCAGAGTGCAGGCCATGAACAACCCACAGGACCCACGCTGGGCCGCCATCGTTGCCCGCGACGCCAAGGCCGATGGACTGTTTGTCTACGGTGTGAAAACCACCGGCGTGTACTGCCGCCCCAGCAGCGCCTCACGGTTGCCGCGTCCGGAAAATATCGAATTCTTCGACACCCCCGCACAAGCCGAAGCCGCCGGTTATCGTCCCAGCCGCCGCGCCGCCGGCGACCAGACTCAACTGGCCGCCCACCATGCAAAGCTGGTTGCCGACGCGTGTCGCCAGATAGAACAGGCCGAAACGCCGCCCAGCCTGGAGGCCCTCGCCCGCCAGGCCGGCTTGAGTTCGTTCCATTTCCATCGCGTGTTCAAAGCCGTCACCGGCCTCACCCCCAAGGGCTACGCCGGTGCCCTGCGCTCGCGCAAGGTGCGTGATGGGCTCAAGGCGCAGCAGTCGGTCACCGATACGCTGTACGACGCCGGCTTCAATTCCAACAGCCGCTTTTACGCGGCGGCTGACCAGGTGCTGGGCATGAAGCCACGGGAGTACAAAGCCGGCGGTGCCAACAACCTGATTCGCTTTGCCGTGGGCCAATGCTCGCTGGGGGCGATTCTGGTGGCGCAGAGTCAACGCGGTGTGTGTGCGATTTTGCTGGGTGACGATCCGGAAACGCTGGTGCGCGACCTGCAGGACCAATTCCCCAACGCCGAACTGGTCGGCGCGGATCGGGATTTCGAACACTTGATCGCCCAGGTCGTGGGCTTTATCGAAGCGCCCGCCCTGGGCCTGGACCTGCCGCTGGATCTACGCGGCACGGCCTTCCAGGAACGGGTTTGGCAGGCGCTGCGCGATATTCCGGTGGGCAGCACGGCCAGCTACGCGCAGATTGCCCAGCGTATCGGCGCGCCGACGGCATTTCGCGCAGTGGCCCAGGCCTGTGGCGCCAACCACCTGGCAGTGGCGATCCCCTGCCATCGCGTGGTGCGCAGCGACGGCGCGCTGTCCGGCTACCGCTGGGGCGTAGAGCGCAAGCGCACGCTGCTGGCGCGGGAAACCTCGGACTGACCCGGCTGCATAAAGCACTGCCCTCGTCCAGTGAATAAAACAGAGTGGCCGGGTGCCAAGGGGCCTGCTAAAACAGCGAAAAGCCTCACTGACGCTGGAGACGCACCCCATGAGCACCTGGCCAGACACGCGCATTCTCGACCTGCTGGGCATCGAACTGCCCATCATCCAGGCCCCCATGGCGGGCGCGACCACCACCGCCATGGTGATTGCCGCCAGCCAGGCCGGCGCACTGGGCTCCATGCCTGCCGCTGCGCTGAGCATCGAGCAACTGCGTGAGGCGTTGACTGCCATTCGCCAGGCCGGCACCCGCCCGGTCAATGTCAACTTCTTCTGCCACCAGGCGCCCGCAGCGAACGAGGAACACGAGCGGCGCTGGAAAGCGCTGCTGGAGCCCTACTACCGCGAGCTGAGCGCCGATTTTGATGCACCAACCCCGGTCTCCAATCGTGCGCCCTTCAATGAAGCGGCGTGTGAGGTGATCGAAACCTTTCGCCCCGAAGTCGTCAGCTTTCACTTTGGCCTGCCGGAAAAAGCCTTGCTGGACCGGGTAAAAGCCACCGGTGCCAAGGTGCTTTCATCGGCGACGACGGTTGAGGAAGCGATCTGGCTTGAACAGCACGGCTGTGATGCGATTATCGCAATGGGCATTGAGGCCGGCGGGCACCGCGGTATGTTTCTCAGTGACGACCTCAACAGCCAGATTGGCTTGATGGCGCTGCTGCCGCAGGTCGTCGACGCCGTCAGCGTGCCGGTGATAGCAGCCGGTGGTGTCGCGGATTCGCGCGGGATGCTCGCGGCCTTTGCCCTGGGCGCCTCGGCGGTGCAGCTCGGTACGGCGTACCTGTTCACCCCCGAAGCCAGCGTCAGCGCTTCCCATCATTATGCCCTGCGGCATGCCCAGGCCAGCGAAACAGCCCTCACCAATCTGTTCACCGGTCGCCCGGCGCGGGGCATAGTCAACCGTGTGGTGCGCGAGTTGGGCGCGATCAACCCCGCCGCACCGGCATTTCCACGGGCCGGTGGTGCATTGATGCCACTGAAGGCCAGGGACGAAGCGGGTTTCAGCAACCTGTGGGCAGGCCAGG harbors:
- the alkB gene encoding DNA oxidative demethylase AlkB, whose protein sequence is MAGPTADLFADEALQQPARREQIGEESYVLGGYALPWIERLLPELRRVLAQSPFRQMVTPGGFTMSAALSSCGALGWTTDTRGYRYSALDPRSQQPWPAMPDALRELAISAANAAGFSDFSPDACLINRYVPGAKMSLHQDKNERRYDAPVVSVSLGLPAIFLFGGHQRSDKTQKVSLFHGDVVVWGGVDRLRYHGVMPIREGVHPIMGAQRINLTFRTAG
- the ada gene encoding bifunctional DNA-binding transcriptional regulator/O6-methylguanine-DNA methyltransferase Ada; the encoded protein is MNNPQDPRWAAIVARDAKADGLFVYGVKTTGVYCRPSSASRLPRPENIEFFDTPAQAEAAGYRPSRRAAGDQTQLAAHHAKLVADACRQIEQAETPPSLEALARQAGLSSFHFHRVFKAVTGLTPKGYAGALRSRKVRDGLKAQQSVTDTLYDAGFNSNSRFYAAADQVLGMKPREYKAGGANNLIRFAVGQCSLGAILVAQSQRGVCAILLGDDPETLVRDLQDQFPNAELVGADRDFEHLIAQVVGFIEAPALGLDLPLDLRGTAFQERVWQALRDIPVGSTASYAQIAQRIGAPTAFRAVAQACGANHLAVAIPCHRVVRSDGALSGYRWGVERKRTLLARETSD
- a CDS encoding NAD(P)H-dependent flavin oxidoreductase; amino-acid sequence: MSTWPDTRILDLLGIELPIIQAPMAGATTTAMVIAASQAGALGSMPAAALSIEQLREALTAIRQAGTRPVNVNFFCHQAPAANEEHERRWKALLEPYYRELSADFDAPTPVSNRAPFNEAACEVIETFRPEVVSFHFGLPEKALLDRVKATGAKVLSSATTVEEAIWLEQHGCDAIIAMGIEAGGHRGMFLSDDLNSQIGLMALLPQVVDAVSVPVIAAGGVADSRGMLAAFALGASAVQLGTAYLFTPEASVSASHHYALRHAQASETALTNLFTGRPARGIVNRVVRELGAINPAAPAFPRAGGALMPLKARDEAGFSNLWAGQALRLGNERSTYDLTRQLAEQTLAKLR